Part of the Salvia splendens chloroplast, complete genome genome, AAGTATCTGGAACACGAACTATATGAACTAGATTAATAAATATTTGAACTATGATTCATACTGAATATTTGACCTCGTATCCGGCGGCAAAAAAAATGCAACCCGTTTGAAAAAAGAAAAATCTTTCTTTTTTTTTTAGTCATTTTATCTAATTCATGAAATACGTGATCAACCGAGGGTTCTTACTCGGAGAATCCTCGGGTTAGCTTAGGATTTTTTATTAAATCGTCGTGGTTCGAGTATGAATCTGAGGTTTTAATCAATTCATAGGGTCTTAACAAGAGAATTCCTATTAAATCAATAATAAAGAAAGGAAAAAGCCTTATTAGAGACAAAAACAAATAAAAAAAAAATAAATAGGTAAAGAGAAGATTCAAGAGGCCCGTAAGAATAAAAATAAAGACGGTTGAGCCAACTTGATATTTTGGTATTATCACCACAAAGAAGAGCTTTCATATCTTTTCTCCTTTCGTACATTTAGAGAAGATTGAATGGGAAATTAAGAAGTTTCAAACTTTCTATTCCATATCTGACTATTCTTTTTTTTATTAGGTGTTTTTGCTTGAGCTGTACGAGATGAAAGTCTCATATACGGTTCTGAGGGGGGGTTTCGCCTATCTCAATAAAGTCTATGATTGGTTCGAAGAACGTCTCGAGATTCAGGCGATTGCGGATGATATAACTAGTAAATATGTTCCTCCCCATGTCAATATATTTTATTGTTTAGGGGGAATTACTCTTACTTGTTTTTTAGTACAAGTAGCTACAGGGTTTGCTATGACTTTTTACTATCGTCCGACCGTTACTGAAGCTTTTGCCTCTGTTCAATACATAATGACGGAAGCGAACTTTGGTTGGTTAATCAGATCAGTTCATCGATGGTCAGCAAGTATGATGGTCCTAATGATGATTCTACATGTTTTTCGTGTGTATCTCACCGGTGGATTTAAAAAACCTCGCGAATTGACTTGGGTTACAGGTGTGGTTCTGGGAGTATTGACCGCATCTTTTGGCGTAACTGGTTATTCCTTACCTCGGGACCAAATTGGTTATTGGGCGGTGAAAATTGTAACAGGTGTCCCTGAGGCTATTCCTGTAATAGGATCGCCTTTAGTAGAATTATTGCGCGGAAGTGCTAGTGTGGGACAATCCACCTTAACTCGTTTTTATAGTTTACACACTTTTGTATTGCCACTTCTTACTGCTGTATTTATGTTAATGCACTTTCCAATGATACGCAAACAAGGTATTTCTGGTCCTTTATAAAGAAGATATAGAATAGATATTTGCAATCAATCATTTATCACTTAGAGGAGGAATGATAGGATTTTATTGCTACAAGTATGGATTATTGAAATAATAAGACATGCATTTTGATATTTCCCTTCAACCAATCGTGTCAAATAAATAATATTGTGTAGTTGAAGGGAATTCTCCGAAGAGAAAATGGATTATGGGAGTGTGTGACTTGAATTATTGATTGGTCTGTGTAGATATACGTCTGCCACATGGGAATTCACAACCAAATGTGTCTTTGTTCCAACCACTGTGTAACCTCTATACAGAAGATAGACTGGTTCGCTTGAAGAGAATCTTTTCTATGATCATATCCAAATCCTGTTGTACATGAGTAGGCTCCGTAAGATCTAGTATAATTAATTTGCCACTTAATACTTACTTAAAATTGAATAGTATGGAAATGCATTCATTTCCTTTGCATTGATATGATTGATAATACTATCGGGGTGAAACAAGAGATCTAAAGAAAAAGAAAATTTAGGCTAGACTAAATTAGTAACAAGTAAACCTTTTTTGTGTGTATCTCCCACTATTCTATATTTGGAGATAACATAGTAATCGTAAAGTCTGAGACGACCCAGAAAGCAAAAGTACTTGATCATAACCAACTTTGTAAGCCGACTTGGGTATTGAGTATTTATTTAGACTTAGAACCGAATTCTTTGCAATGGATGGTTCTAATTCCGGAAAAAGAGTCAAATTTTTCTTACATTGAATCATTCATATATGTGTAGATATAATCAACACATAGATTTTTTATAGATTAATTTTTTTCTTTTGAGTCTTGCTCGAGCCGAATGATAAAAAATTATCATGTCCGGTTCCGCGGGGGGATGGATCTATAAGAATTCACCTATCCCAATAACAAAAAAACCTGATTTGAATGATCCTGTATTAAGAGCTAAATTGGCTAAAGGGATGGGTCATAATTATTACGGAGAACCCGCATGGCCCAATGATCTTTTATATATTTTTCCAGTAGTAATTCTAGGTACTATTGCATGTAACGTAGGTTTAGCGGTTCTAGAACCATCAATGATTGGTGAACCGGCGGATCCGTTTGCAACCCCTTTGGAAATATTACCAGAATGGTATTTCTTTCCTGTATTTCAAATACTTCGTACAGTGCCAAATAAATTGTTGGGTGTTCTTTTAATGGTTTCAGTACCTGCGGGATTATTAACAGTACCTTTTTTAGAGAATGTTAATAAATTCCAAAATCCATTTCGCCGTCCAGTAGCGACAACCGTCTTTTTGATTGGTACTGCAGTTGCCCTTTGGTTGGGTATTGGTGCAACATTACCTATTGATAAATCCCTAACTTTAGGTCTATTTTAATTTGATTCAATTGTGAAATAACACGACGTGTGTATCTAGGGAATAGTCGCTTCAAAGCGACTTCTCCCTAGATACATCTATTCAAGAAAATTTTGAATTTCTTTCAAATATATGAATTGTGCTACAGATTCAAATCTTATATCTTAATTTAATTATCTTAATTAAACCCAATAGATTTAAAATTTCGTTTTTGGTAAAAAAATTGCGAAATTTTTTTCTAGAATGCCCAATATCTCTTTTACATCTCCTAGGCGAAAATGCTCAATTTTCATAAGATCTTCTTGACTCTTATTCATAAGGTCCAATAATGTATATATATTGCACTTTATAAGGCAATTATAAACTCTAGGAGACAATTCGGATTGATCAATAAAAATGGATTTTAATGCTATTTTGTTTTTTTGGACTTTATTCAATTTATCGTGAAAAGTAAAGGGGGATAAAGGAACCATATGTTGATTGTGCTCTAAAGGTAAGTTTTCTTCGTCCTTATATAAAAAGGGAATAAATAAATCAATCAAATTCCGGGAGCCTTCATGAAGTGCTTCTTTCGGAGTTAAACTGCCATTTGTCCATATTTCGAGAAACAGTATCTCTTGTTTTTCATTCCCATTTCCATAGGAATGAATACTATGATTCACATTTCGAACAGGCATGAATACAGCATCTATAGGATAACTTCCATCTTGAAAGTTATGTGTCATCTTTATAAGATATCCGCGATTTCTCTCAATTTC contains:
- the petB gene encoding cytochrome b6, with translation MSKVYDWFEERLEIQAIADDITSKYVPPHVNIFYCLGGITLTCFLVQVATGFAMTFYYRPTVTEAFASVQYIMTEANFGWLIRSVHRWSASMMVLMMILHVFRVYLTGGFKKPRELTWVTGVVLGVLTASFGVTGYSLPRDQIGYWAVKIVTGVPEAIPVIGSPLVELLRGSASVGQSTLTRFYSLHTFVLPLLTAVFMLMHFPMIRKQGISGPL
- the petD gene encoding cytochrome b6/f complex subunit IV translates to MGVTKKPDLNDPVLRAKLAKGMGHNYYGEPAWPNDLLYIFPVVILGTIACNVGLAVLEPSMIGEPADPFATPLEILPEWYFFPVFQILRTVPNKLLGVLLMVSVPAGLLTVPFLENVNKFQNPFRRPVATTVFLIGTAVALWLGIGATLPIDKSLTLGLF
- the rpoA gene encoding RNA polymerase alpha subunit, which gives rise to MVREKVTVSTRTLQWKCVESRTDSKRLYYGRFILAPLMKGQADTIGIAMRRALLGEIEGTCITRVKSENVSHEYSTVTGIQESAHEILMNLKEIVLRSNLYGTCDASICVRGPGYVTAQDIILPPYVEIVDNTQHIARLTEPINLHIGLEIERNRGYLIKMTHNFQDGSYPIDAVFMPVRNVNHSIHSYGNGNEKQEILFLEIWTNGSLTPKEALHEGSRNLIDLFIPFLYKDEENLPLEHNQHMVPLSPFTFHDKLNKVQKNKIALKSIFIDQSELSPRVYNCLIKCNIYTLLDLMNKSQEDLMKIEHFRLGDVKEILGILEKNFAIFLPKTKF